One genomic window of Legionella jordanis includes the following:
- a CDS encoding D-alanyl-D-alanine carboxypeptidase family protein, producing the protein MKSSFSKCKLLTSASLIFGSSLLFASADVLPTANLSNSIPPTAPVNNKPLITPSAPTLNAKAYILIDVNSGKIIAEKNSDQKLPPASLTKMMTLFVISNALQNQQIHLTDTVRISRDAWKTGGSRMFVKEGQQVSIEDLLKGIIVDSGNDACVAMAEHLGGSEQGFSEIMNQQAQNLGMKDSHFTDSTGLPDENHYTTAKDLAILGRALILNFPQYYEWYKQKWFTYNGIRQPNRNRLLWRDNQVDGIKTGHTNEAGFCLVSSAKRDNMRLLAVVMGSPTDAARADDSERLLNYGFRFFETHQLYKAGQTISEIPIYKGAVDKLNVGLQTDQFVTIPSGQYQRLSINTKIPPNLQAPIEKGQKVGELVVQFDNNILSSYNLYALQAVPKGGMFTCMKDSIRLAFRSWFG; encoded by the coding sequence ATGAAGTCATCATTCTCAAAATGCAAATTGCTAACCAGTGCCAGTTTGATTTTCGGTTCTAGTTTATTGTTTGCAAGCGCAGATGTTCTACCGACAGCTAACTTGTCCAATAGCATTCCACCTACGGCACCGGTAAATAATAAGCCACTTATCACGCCCTCGGCTCCAACATTAAATGCGAAAGCTTACATTCTTATTGATGTGAACAGCGGTAAAATTATTGCTGAAAAAAATAGCGATCAGAAATTACCACCCGCTAGCCTAACCAAGATGATGACACTTTTTGTCATTTCCAATGCGCTACAAAATCAACAAATTCATTTAACTGACACAGTGAGGATCAGTCGTGATGCCTGGAAAACAGGCGGCTCTCGCATGTTTGTCAAGGAAGGCCAACAAGTTTCAATTGAGGATTTACTCAAAGGAATCATCGTAGACTCTGGGAACGACGCCTGCGTCGCTATGGCCGAGCACCTCGGAGGCAGTGAGCAAGGCTTCTCAGAAATAATGAATCAACAAGCCCAGAATTTGGGAATGAAGGATAGCCATTTTACAGACAGCACAGGCTTACCTGATGAAAATCATTACACCACTGCCAAAGATTTAGCAATTCTTGGGCGAGCTCTAATTCTTAATTTCCCCCAATACTATGAATGGTACAAACAAAAATGGTTTACTTATAATGGTATCAGGCAGCCAAACCGCAATCGTCTCCTTTGGAGAGACAACCAGGTGGATGGAATAAAAACCGGGCATACCAACGAAGCAGGTTTCTGCCTCGTCTCTTCTGCTAAACGCGATAACATGCGTTTACTGGCTGTTGTTATGGGATCGCCAACCGACGCTGCACGTGCGGATGATAGTGAGCGACTGTTAAATTATGGATTTCGTTTCTTTGAAACTCATCAACTTTACAAAGCGGGTCAAACCATTAGTGAAATCCCGATTTATAAAGGGGCTGTGGATAAATTAAACGTAGGTTTGCAAACCGATCAATTTGTAACCATACCCAGTGGTCAGTACCAACGTTTGAGCATCAATACAAAGATACCTCCTAATTTGCAGGCTCCTATCGAAAAAGGCCAAAAAGTGGGCGAATTAGTTGTCCAATTTGATAACAATATTCTCTCCAGCTACAATTTGTATGCACTACAAGCCGTGCCTAAAGGAGGCATGTTTACATGCATGAAGGACTCTATCCGTTTGGCATTTAGAAGCTGGTTTGGTTAA
- a CDS encoding aminotransferase class IV, whose translation MMGIVYLNGEFVEAADAKISIFDRGFLFADAIYEVIPVYQSRPFFVARHMKRLETSLDNARIPKPNLDWLNLFQQLIELNGGGDLQIYVQVTRGNQGVRKHDIPDGLRPSVIAFTIHTPYASFETKAKGLRANVIEDIRWLRCDIKTTSLLANILLNDAAVSNGAHTAILSRDGFLTEGSASNIFMVDEEGIVLTPPLDNLCLAGITRQITIELLRSMSWPFREEKIPIGRLYQAQEIWLTSTTKEIYPITYIDDVMIAEGRGGSYWDKIHRNFKQLIQSNYD comes from the coding sequence ATGATGGGCATTGTCTATCTTAATGGTGAGTTTGTTGAAGCTGCAGACGCAAAAATTTCCATTTTTGATCGTGGCTTCTTATTTGCAGATGCCATATATGAGGTAATTCCAGTCTATCAAAGCCGCCCTTTTTTCGTCGCCCGGCATATGAAACGATTGGAAACCAGTCTTGACAATGCCAGAATTCCAAAGCCAAATCTAGATTGGTTAAACCTGTTTCAGCAATTGATTGAATTAAATGGCGGAGGAGACCTGCAGATTTATGTACAGGTTACACGTGGAAACCAAGGGGTTCGTAAACACGACATTCCAGATGGGCTGCGCCCCTCGGTGATTGCATTTACCATTCACACCCCTTATGCCTCCTTCGAAACCAAGGCAAAAGGTCTAAGGGCCAATGTGATTGAAGACATCCGTTGGTTACGCTGCGACATCAAAACCACTTCTTTGCTTGCTAACATTCTGCTCAATGATGCTGCCGTGTCGAATGGCGCTCATACTGCAATTTTATCTCGCGATGGCTTTTTAACTGAGGGAAGTGCAAGCAATATTTTCATGGTGGATGAGGAAGGAATTGTGCTAACCCCTCCCCTGGATAATTTATGTTTGGCAGGTATCACGCGTCAAATTACCATTGAACTGCTTCGATCTATGTCCTGGCCATTTCGAGAAGAAAAGATTCCTATAGGGCGTTTGTATCAAGCTCAGGAAATTTGGCTTACCAGCACAACCAAGGAAATTTATCCTATAACTTATATTGATGATGTGATGATAGCCGAGGGCCGTGGAGGTTCATACTGGGATAAAATTCAT